The Vannielia litorea nucleotide sequence CAGGTCGCCGCCACGCCGGGCACCTGGTAGAGCTCGCGGGCGTAGGCCCAGAGGTTGGGCATCTCGCGGAGGAAATTGCGGTTGCACTTGAAGTGCGTGTGATAGACCTCGTCGAAGCGCACCAGCGTGGTGAAGAGGCGCCAGTCGGCCTCGGTGATCTGCCCGCCCAGGAGGTAGCGCTGGCGCGAGAGGCGGTCTTCCAGCCAGTCGAGGCTTTCGAAGAGCGGATGCACGGCCGCGTCATAGGCCTCCTGGCTGGTGGCAAAACCGGCCTTGTAGACGCCGTTGTTCACCGTGTCGTACACCCGGGCGTTCACCGCTTCGATCTCGTCGCGCAGCGGCTCCGGCCAGTAGTCATCGCGGTTGCCGGTGATGCCGTCGAAGGCCGAGTTGAACATGCGGATGATCTCGGAGCTTTCGTTGCTCACGATCGTGTCGCGCTGGGTGTCATAAAGCACGGGCACCGTCACGCGGCCGCTCATTTCGGGGTCGACATGGGTGTAGACCTGCCAGAGGTACTCCTTGCCAAGGAGACTGTCGCCGGTGGTGCCGGCAAAATCGTTGCGGAACTCCCAGCCGTTATCCAGCATGTCGGGGTGGACGACGGAGATGGAGACATGTTCCTCCAGTCCTTTCAGCGCGCG carries:
- a CDS encoding glutathione S-transferase family protein — protein: MGRLVEGVWKDEWYDTKKSGGNFVRSTSGFRNWITADGAAGPSGEGGFKAESGRYHLYVSLACPWAHRTLIFRALKGLEEHVSISVVHPDMLDNGWEFRNDFAGTTGDSLLGKEYLWQVYTHVDPEMSGRVTVPVLYDTQRDTIVSNESSEIIRMFNSAFDGITGNRDDYWPEPLRDEIEAVNARVYDTVNNGVYKAGFATSQEAYDAAVHPLFESLDWLEDRLSRQRYLLGGQITEADWRLFTTLVRFDEVYHTHFKCNRNFLREMPNLWAYARELYQVPGVAATCVPAHYIRHYHYSHETVNPHRIIPLNPVLDWTAPHGREALQAA